In a genomic window of Magnolia sinica isolate HGM2019 chromosome 16, MsV1, whole genome shotgun sequence:
- the LOC131229665 gene encoding protein LYK5-like, translating to MAFPFSSCIIIIFFIFFRRIACQQSYDGSPCSSHDFRPGSQYTCNSTSNSCHTFIVYRPQLGFQTISDIARLLNITDQNQLININNLTTATQILKPGTDVLVPINCSCSGEFFQANLTYAVLELTSYSEIACGVFEGLLKARTLLLANPNSRNAVNSGTELHVPLRCACPDNSTSSNGTNYLLTYPFIEGDGPCKLGKKFGIPQEEIWAANGFKTRPTVYPNTTFLVPLKGIPVINPHHSNSCRGQNTVFVPLIPVKITDPSSRKIKLYIIGAAAGVLFLFSVVIAGGFYIKCMKKMKNKKFEASGAKSTPISRLSLDLAMGSTLKYSLCNYSIGELREATNNFSEDTKISSSAYKGRIGDFEVIIKQMNSEDTHRIIDMYSKINHTNIVRLHGMCYGGDDCHQSHLVFEYAGKSCLRDCLLNASNVLQWQGRTKIAYDVAVGLHYLHYCSIPSYVHMNINSRNILITHDGRAKIANFGVASVLYSSNGKSDIAASVGGWIAPEYLLEGLVSAKVDIFAFGVVLFELISGKDALDGSLFKESLGFLGGCGSEGNCFQRLRSLMDPGLKEADYPLGDALCMAILAKACVEDEPLHRPSMNDILKILARMV from the coding sequence ATGGCTTTTCCCTTCTCTTCttgtatcatcatcatcttcttcatcttcttcagacGTATTGCTTGTCAGCAATCCTACGATGGAAGCCCTTGTTCAAGCCACGATTTCCGCCCAGGTTCCCAATACACTTGCAATTCCACCAGCAATTCATGCCATACATTCATTGTCTACCGCCCCCAACTCGGCTTTCAAACCATCTCAGACATCGCCAGACTTCTCAACATCACAGATCAAAATCAACTAATCAACATAAACAATCTAACAACGGCAACACAGATTCTCAAACCAGGGACAGATGTTTTGGTTCCAATCAATTGTTCTTGCTCAGGTGAGTTCTTTCAAGCCAACCTCACCTATGCTGTTCTCGAACTGACGTCTTATTCGGAGATTGCTTGTGGTGTTTTCGAAGGCTTATTGAAAGCGCGCACACTTCTTCTAGCAAACCCAAATAGTCGGAATGCTGTTAACAGCGGTACGGAGCTTCATGTCCCACTAAGATGTGCATGCCCAGATAATTCCACTAGCAGCAACGGCACTAATTACCTTTTAACTTACCCTTTTATAGAAGGTGATGGCCCATGTAAATTGGGAAAGAAATTTGGAATTCCTCAGGAAGAAATATGGGCTGCGAATGGTTTCAAAACCCGGCCGACTGTCTATCCCAACACAACATTTTTGGTCCCATTGAAAGGGATCCCAGTCATTAATCCCCATCACAGTAATTCTTGCCGAGGTCAGAATACTGTTTTTGTTCCACTAATTCCAGTCAAAATAACTGACCCAAGTTCAAGGAAAATCAAGTTATATATTATAGGAGCGGCAGCGGGTGTTCTCTTCTTATTTTCAGTGGTTATTGCTGGTGGGTTTTATATCAAATgcatgaagaagatgaagaacaagAAGTTTGAGGCTTCAGGAGCAAAAAGCACGCCAATTTCACGTTTATCTCTAGATCTTGCCATGGGGTCAACACTAAAATATTCTCTATGCAATTACAGTATTGGCGAGCTCAGAGAAGCTACGAATAATTTTAGTGAGGACACCAAGATAAGTAGCTCTGCTTATAAGGGAAGGATTGGTGATTTTGAAGTGATAATCAAACAGATGAATTCTGAAGACACTCATCGGATTATCGATATGTACTCAAAAATCAACCATACAAATATTGTGAGGTTGCATGGAATGTGCTATGGGGGAGATGATTGCCATCAGTCCCATCTAGTCTTTGAGTATGCGGGAAAAAGCTGCTTGAGGGACTGCCTATTGAATGCCTCTAACGTTCTTCAATGGCAAGGACGGACAAAGATAGCGTATGATGTTGCAGTTGGACTTCATTATTTACACTACTGTTCAATTCCATCTTATGTTCACATGAATATCAATAGCAGGAATATTTTGATAACTCATGATGGGAGAGCGAAGATTGCGAATTTCGGTGTCGCTTCGGTTCTGTATTCTTCAAATGGAAAGAGTGATATTGCTGCAAGTGTAGGAGGGTGGATTGCACCAGAATACCTTCTTGAAGGATTGGTTTCAGCTAAAGTAGACATTTTTGCATTTGGGGTTGTTTTGTTTGAGCTCATATCAGGAAAAGACGCTTTAGATGGGAGTTTGTTTAAAGAGTCCCTTGGATTCTTGGGAGGTTGtggaagtgaaggaaattgtttTCAGAGATTAAGAAGTTTGATGGATCCAGGTTTGAAGGAGGCCGATTATCCTCTTGGAGATGCATTGTGTATGGCTATTTTAGCTAAGGCTTGCGTGGAAGATGAACCTTTGCATAGACCATCCATGAATGACATTTTGAAGATCCTTGCAAGAATGGTATGA